A DNA window from Acidobacteriota bacterium contains the following coding sequences:
- a CDS encoding zinc-ribbon domain-containing protein, translated as MIIECAHCATRYNYDESKFGDQPSKKIRCAKCKEVFEIHNPKLTGSSAPSPAADTHDETFVRRGRREAASTTEETNARVAMSDPKMPDNVRLSLAITEGPGAAQVFRIERPVVTIGRADADIVLPDQESSRQHAELSVRDGHYFLRDLDSRNGTWIEGQKIEGEVEIYNQSEFRVGATTLMLIVTSVD; from the coding sequence GTGATCATCGAGTGTGCGCACTGCGCCACAAGATACAACTACGACGAGAGTAAGTTCGGAGACCAGCCTTCGAAGAAGATTCGATGCGCCAAGTGCAAGGAGGTCTTCGAGATCCACAACCCGAAGCTGACTGGCAGCTCCGCCCCATCCCCCGCCGCCGACACGCATGACGAAACTTTCGTCCGGAGAGGCCGCCGGGAGGCGGCGAGCACGACCGAAGAAACCAACGCCCGCGTCGCGATGAGCGATCCGAAAATGCCGGACAACGTCCGGCTTTCGCTGGCGATCACCGAGGGTCCGGGGGCTGCGCAGGTCTTCCGGATCGAACGGCCGGTCGTGACGATCGGGCGAGCCGACGCCGACATCGTCCTTCCCGACCAGGAGTCGTCGCGCCAGCATGCCGAGCTCTCGGTCCGCGACGGCCACTACTTTCTCCGCGACCTCGACTCTCGCAACGGCACGTGGATCGAAGGGCAGAAGATCGAAGGAGAGGTCGAGATCTACAACCAGTCCGAATTTCGCGTGGGAGCGACCACCCTCATGCTGATCGTCACAAGCGTCGACTGA